The Halosimplex litoreum genome has a window encoding:
- a CDS encoding WD40/YVTN/BNR-like repeat-containing protein, protein MSERTSTRRNVLKAAGAALGAAAIPTAAAASTDDSEWTAVESPTGGTLYDVEETSEGAYAVGDAGVVLDRTERGWQKILDGGPTGNGNNLYGADVTDDGERLWFVGSSGAIGEYDVTTGNLNDHSAPMDVTNNFNDVSVTGAAGEANVYVAGDSGKMYYSFENGATQTWDYVTPGSGSAINAVDFYDDRKGHIVDGNKSVFATRDGATWDAIGLADANVNFYGVDSDGADDVWVSGGGGMVFHWTGSRWVPTDTGDAGLRDIEVEGGAGLAVGGGGNVYDRESEAWESDATPTGQNLKAVCRRGDVEIAIGAGGAILEH, encoded by the coding sequence ATGTCCGAACGCACCTCCACCCGACGCAACGTGCTGAAGGCAGCCGGCGCGGCGCTGGGCGCGGCGGCGATCCCGACGGCCGCGGCCGCGTCGACCGACGACTCGGAGTGGACCGCCGTCGAGTCGCCGACGGGGGGCACGCTCTACGACGTCGAGGAGACGAGCGAGGGCGCGTACGCGGTCGGCGACGCCGGGGTCGTCCTCGACCGAACGGAGCGGGGCTGGCAGAAGATCCTCGATGGCGGGCCGACCGGCAACGGCAACAACCTCTACGGCGCGGACGTGACCGACGACGGCGAGCGACTGTGGTTCGTCGGCTCCTCGGGCGCCATCGGCGAGTACGACGTGACGACGGGCAACCTGAACGACCACTCGGCGCCGATGGACGTGACCAACAACTTCAACGACGTGTCGGTCACGGGCGCGGCCGGCGAGGCCAACGTCTACGTCGCCGGCGACTCCGGGAAAATGTACTACAGCTTCGAGAACGGCGCCACCCAGACCTGGGACTACGTCACGCCCGGCTCCGGGTCGGCCATCAACGCCGTCGACTTCTACGACGACCGCAAGGGCCACATCGTCGACGGCAACAAGTCCGTCTTCGCCACCCGGGACGGCGCGACCTGGGACGCGATCGGACTGGCCGACGCCAACGTCAACTTCTACGGCGTCGACTCCGACGGGGCCGACGACGTGTGGGTCTCCGGCGGCGGCGGCATGGTGTTCCACTGGACCGGGTCGCGCTGGGTCCCCACCGACACCGGCGACGCCGGCCTCCGCGACATCGAGGTCGAAGGCGGTGCGGGCCTCGCCGTCGGCGGCGGCGGGAACGTCTACGACCGCGAGAGCGAGGCCTGGGAGTCCGACGCCACCCCGACTGGACAGAACCTGAAGGCCGTCTGCCGGAGGGGCGACGTCGAGATCGCCATCGGCGCCGGCGGCGCGATCCTCGAACACTGA
- a CDS encoding molybdenum cofactor synthesis domain-containing protein, which produces MVDFQSRDTSRGYGDDEDEAADAEGDETEGAEGEPTDEPVDGEPAAESTESEPADESAVDSEADDASTSESGDTAESVPEASDDESDADAFDSGTDPLASSSGGPSADPLAPDTGDAGTDSSESDVGTDLSTDDAEDRSVHESGREPTDDGRGVDPSADDPLSQAGESDRTPEEADDPGDHPFADDETDAEAAVESDAGRSHEPDEHAHGSGGHSHDSDDHAHDSGGHAHGHAHGAAVDLLGVAVVTVSSTRTREDDASGDVIEAVIEAADHEVVTREILRDDLDGVQTALLNLTGRDDVDVVVTTGGTGVTPDDVTVEGARPLFDRELPGFGELFRILSYEEIGTRAMVSRATAGMVDGVPVFCLPGSEAAARLGTEELVVEEMAHLVSLARRDD; this is translated from the coding sequence ATGGTCGATTTCCAGTCCCGCGACACCAGCCGCGGGTACGGCGACGACGAGGACGAGGCGGCCGACGCAGAGGGGGACGAGACGGAGGGCGCCGAAGGAGAGCCGACGGACGAGCCGGTCGACGGGGAACCGGCAGCGGAGTCGACCGAGTCCGAACCCGCGGACGAATCGGCCGTCGACTCAGAAGCGGACGACGCGAGCACGTCCGAGAGCGGGGACACCGCCGAATCCGTCCCGGAGGCGTCCGACGATGAGAGCGATGCCGATGCGTTCGACTCGGGTACGGACCCACTCGCCAGTTCGTCCGGGGGACCGAGTGCCGACCCGCTTGCGCCCGACACGGGCGACGCCGGAACGGATTCCTCGGAGAGCGACGTCGGCACGGATCTGTCGACCGACGACGCCGAGGACCGGTCGGTCCACGAAAGCGGACGAGAACCGACCGACGACGGCCGCGGCGTCGACCCGTCGGCGGACGACCCGCTGTCGCAGGCGGGCGAGTCGGATCGGACCCCCGAGGAAGCAGACGACCCCGGGGACCACCCGTTCGCCGACGACGAGACCGACGCGGAGGCCGCCGTCGAGTCCGATGCCGGCCGCTCGCACGAGCCCGACGAGCACGCCCACGGGTCCGGCGGTCACTCCCACGACAGCGACGACCACGCGCACGATTCGGGCGGCCACGCTCACGGTCACGCCCACGGCGCAGCGGTGGACTTGCTCGGTGTCGCGGTCGTCACGGTCTCCTCCACGCGCACACGCGAGGACGACGCGAGCGGCGACGTGATCGAGGCGGTGATCGAGGCCGCCGACCACGAAGTGGTCACCCGCGAGATCCTCCGTGACGACCTCGACGGCGTCCAGACTGCACTGTTGAACCTCACCGGACGCGACGACGTGGACGTCGTCGTCACGACCGGCGGCACGGGCGTCACGCCCGACGACGTGACCGTCGAGGGCGCCCGGCCCCTCTTCGACCGCGAACTCCCCGGCTTCGGCGAGCTGTTCCGCATCCTCTCCTACGAGGAGATCGGCACCCGTGCGATGGTCTCCCGGGCCACCGCCGGCATGGTCGACGGTGTCCCGGTCTTCTGTCTCCCCGGGAGCGAGGCCGCCGCCCGGCTGGGCACTGAGGAACTCGTCGTCGAGGAGATGGCCCACCTCGTCTCGCTGGCCCGCCGCGACGACTGA
- a CDS encoding ABC transporter substrate-binding protein — protein sequence MSTAVGGQREIEIHHHFVWGSEQEAMDAVLAEYTDRNPNVSVAEEQTVINALRLMIKSRILREDPPDVWDEWPGANLRPTVEAGATADITELWERTDMDRAYFDGMVDVARFDGEYHAVPLDMHRISNLYYNVELFEAAGVDPARLSGPTELAEALPALAEQADQPIAVFGRNPFGLLQLWETLFLAHEGPSGYREAADGRPSPHRAGIRAGFDTLGKYLAAGPDNPEFMDSSDLEFAFSDGEAACINNGSWSTGHMAGTDMEFGHDWDCVPFPGTDGTHIVNTNAIVPAAHTEGDDEVMDFVEYLGSAETIERFNTISGSVPPRSDVSVAELHPMSRELHDAFGGRATQLPSMCHGLAVQPEQVVQLKDAVATFLQDRDADAAADTVVTALS from the coding sequence ATGTCAACGGCCGTGGGCGGACAGCGCGAGATAGAGATCCACCACCACTTCGTGTGGGGGAGCGAGCAGGAGGCGATGGACGCGGTCCTGGCGGAGTACACCGACCGCAACCCGAACGTGTCGGTCGCCGAGGAGCAGACGGTCATCAACGCGCTCCGGCTGATGATCAAGAGCCGGATCCTGCGCGAGGACCCGCCGGACGTGTGGGACGAGTGGCCGGGCGCGAACCTCCGACCGACCGTCGAGGCCGGCGCGACCGCCGACATCACCGAGCTGTGGGAGCGCACCGATATGGACCGGGCGTACTTCGACGGGATGGTCGACGTGGCCCGCTTCGACGGCGAGTACCACGCCGTCCCGCTGGATATGCATCGTATCAGCAACCTCTACTACAACGTCGAGCTGTTCGAGGCGGCGGGAGTCGATCCCGCGCGGCTCTCCGGCCCGACCGAACTCGCCGAGGCACTGCCGGCGCTGGCCGAGCAGGCCGACCAGCCGATCGCCGTCTTCGGGCGCAACCCGTTCGGGCTCCTCCAGCTGTGGGAGACCCTGTTCCTCGCCCACGAGGGGCCGAGCGGCTACAGGGAAGCGGCCGACGGCCGACCCTCGCCCCATCGAGCGGGCATCCGCGCGGGGTTCGACACGCTCGGCAAGTACCTCGCCGCCGGGCCGGACAACCCCGAGTTCATGGACTCCAGCGACCTCGAGTTCGCCTTTTCCGACGGCGAGGCGGCCTGCATCAACAACGGCTCGTGGTCGACCGGCCACATGGCCGGGACGGACATGGAGTTCGGTCACGACTGGGACTGCGTCCCGTTCCCCGGCACGGACGGAACCCACATCGTCAATACGAACGCGATCGTCCCGGCCGCCCACACCGAGGGCGACGACGAGGTGATGGACTTCGTCGAGTACCTCGGTTCCGCCGAGACGATCGAGCGGTTCAACACGATCAGCGGCTCGGTCCCGCCGCGCAGCGACGTGTCGGTCGCCGAGCTGCACCCGATGAGCCGCGAGCTGCACGATGCCTTCGGCGGCCGCGCGACCCAGCTCCCGTCGATGTGTCACGGGCTGGCGGTCCAGCCCGAGCAGGTCGTCCAGCTCAAAGACGCCGTCGCCACGTTCCTCCAGGACCGCGACGCCGACGCCGCCGCGGACACCGTGGTCACGGCGCTGTCCTGA
- a CDS encoding zinc-binding dehydrogenase, whose amino-acid sequence MYAVQYADHGDRDVVEYAERSDPEVGRGDVLVDVKAGALNHLDVWTRKGLPGVDLEMPHVPGCDAAGVVESVGADVTRFEPGDRVAVTAGVSCGECEFCRAGEESMCVDYHIVGEHVPGVHGELAAVPEDNLVAVPEGVDWETAAAAPLVFQTAWRMLVTRADVDPGESVLVLGASGGVGHAAVQIADYAGAEVFATASTDEKLEYAREVGADHAIDYTEDDFAARVRELTDGRGVDVVVDHVAGETWDDSLQSLAKGGRLVTCGATAGGRPQTNVNRVFWNQLSILGSTMATPGEVDDVLAKVWDGTFEVRVRDRLRMSETARAHELLEDREGFGKVVVVPDSEYDE is encoded by the coding sequence ATGTACGCAGTCCAGTACGCGGACCACGGCGACCGCGACGTGGTCGAGTACGCCGAGCGGTCCGACCCCGAGGTGGGCCGGGGGGACGTGCTCGTCGACGTGAAGGCGGGCGCGCTGAACCACCTCGACGTGTGGACCCGGAAGGGTCTGCCCGGGGTCGACCTGGAGATGCCCCACGTCCCCGGCTGCGACGCCGCGGGCGTCGTCGAATCGGTCGGCGCGGACGTGACCCGCTTCGAACCCGGCGACCGCGTGGCGGTCACCGCGGGCGTCAGCTGCGGCGAGTGCGAGTTCTGCCGGGCGGGCGAGGAATCGATGTGCGTCGACTACCACATCGTCGGCGAGCACGTCCCCGGGGTCCACGGCGAACTCGCCGCCGTCCCCGAGGACAACCTCGTCGCCGTCCCCGAAGGCGTCGACTGGGAAACCGCCGCCGCGGCGCCGCTGGTCTTCCAGACGGCCTGGCGGATGCTCGTCACCCGCGCCGACGTCGACCCCGGGGAGTCGGTCCTCGTCCTCGGCGCCTCGGGCGGCGTCGGCCACGCCGCCGTCCAGATCGCCGACTACGCCGGCGCCGAGGTGTTCGCGACGGCCAGCACCGACGAGAAGCTAGAGTACGCCCGGGAAGTCGGCGCCGACCACGCGATCGACTACACCGAGGACGATTTCGCCGCACGGGTTCGCGAACTGACGGACGGCCGGGGCGTCGACGTAGTGGTCGACCACGTCGCCGGCGAGACGTGGGACGACTCGCTGCAGAGCCTCGCGAAGGGCGGCCGACTGGTCACCTGCGGTGCGACCGCCGGCGGCCGGCCACAGACCAACGTCAACCGGGTGTTCTGGAATCAGCTGTCGATCCTCGGCTCGACGATGGCGACCCCCGGCGAGGTCGACGACGTCCTCGCGAAGGTGTGGGACGGAACCTTCGAAGTACGGGTGCGCGACCGTCTGCGGATGAGCGAGACGGCCCGCGCCCACGAACTGCTGGAGGACCGCGAAGGGTTCGGGAAGGTCGTCGTGGTCCCGGACAGTGAGTACGATGAGTGA
- a CDS encoding histidine kinase N-terminal 7TM domain-containing protein — protein sequence MATPAFAPFVLLAAIVGSGVATFVWAFRDTPGAKPLSAFVAGASLFALAQGMALASPGLAGKLQWSSVAATVSVVLPAAWLLTVLAYTESDRSLERRALALLLVEPLVFASLVWTNDAHNLVWADRWIETAGASAYLTREFGPGMWAHVGYSYLLIAVGGLELVRLNFRTTDFFRSQGTALLAAMFVAASLWAGSLFGLVPRQYDLGGVGFVFGGLVMTATLFRGRLLSITPATRQLGREAVVDEMDDRIVILDDEDRVVDVNPAAAQLLDVDPQGVVGTPIGTVAPRLASAIDGDSTGQTDLELDGPDGRQYYDVRVSPLYRSYGGVAGRVVSFRDVTDRRQHEQRLDVLNRVLRHNLRNELNVVAGNAELLRQDVEETEDVRRRLDRIEETVDGIVARSEKIGHVSRMVDEECDQAFAAAERVDSLADGVESAHDGVTVTVDLPEGLTVVGGPCLERAFEELLENAAEHAGDDPGVKVRAPDRRGEFVEIRVADDGPGIEDQERTVIEAGRESALEHGSGVGLWLVNWVVRECGGSVEFVDEGSGCTVALRLQRVDAADGVGPGSGGDSNGESDANSDPGSAADPTGEGSTDGRDRTELEADD from the coding sequence ATGGCGACGCCGGCGTTTGCGCCCTTCGTCCTGCTCGCGGCTATCGTCGGGAGCGGCGTCGCTACGTTCGTGTGGGCGTTTCGCGACACGCCGGGCGCGAAACCGCTGTCGGCGTTCGTCGCGGGGGCGAGCCTGTTCGCGCTCGCCCAGGGGATGGCGCTGGCGTCGCCGGGACTGGCCGGGAAGCTCCAGTGGTCGAGCGTCGCCGCGACCGTCTCGGTGGTCCTCCCGGCCGCCTGGCTGCTGACCGTCCTCGCCTACACCGAGAGCGACCGGTCGCTGGAACGGAGGGCGCTCGCGTTGTTGCTCGTCGAACCTCTCGTGTTCGCATCGCTGGTCTGGACGAACGACGCCCACAACCTCGTCTGGGCCGACCGCTGGATCGAGACGGCCGGCGCGAGCGCGTATCTGACCCGGGAGTTCGGCCCCGGGATGTGGGCCCACGTCGGCTACTCCTACCTGCTCATCGCCGTCGGTGGGCTCGAACTCGTCCGGCTGAACTTCCGCACGACGGACTTCTTCCGCAGCCAGGGGACGGCACTGCTGGCCGCGATGTTCGTCGCCGCGTCGCTGTGGGCCGGGTCGCTGTTCGGCCTCGTCCCCAGACAGTACGACCTGGGCGGCGTCGGGTTCGTCTTCGGCGGTCTCGTCATGACCGCCACCCTGTTCCGCGGTCGGCTGCTGTCTATCACCCCCGCGACCCGCCAGCTCGGCCGCGAGGCCGTCGTCGACGAGATGGACGACCGGATCGTCATCCTCGACGACGAGGACCGCGTCGTCGACGTGAACCCCGCGGCCGCACAGCTCCTCGACGTCGACCCACAGGGGGTCGTCGGAACGCCGATCGGAACTGTCGCGCCAAGACTCGCGTCGGCGATCGACGGCGACTCGACGGGGCAGACCGACCTGGAACTCGACGGCCCCGACGGACGCCAGTACTACGACGTGCGTGTCTCGCCGCTCTACCGCAGTTACGGCGGCGTCGCCGGCCGCGTCGTCAGTTTCCGTGACGTGACCGACCGCCGCCAGCACGAGCAGCGACTCGACGTGCTCAACCGCGTCCTCAGGCACAATCTCCGCAACGAGTTGAACGTCGTCGCCGGCAACGCCGAACTGCTCCGCCAGGACGTCGAGGAGACCGAGGACGTGCGTCGGCGACTCGACCGCATCGAGGAGACCGTCGACGGTATCGTCGCCCGCAGCGAGAAGATCGGCCACGTCTCCAGAATGGTCGACGAGGAGTGCGACCAGGCGTTCGCCGCCGCCGAGCGGGTCGATAGCCTCGCCGACGGCGTCGAATCCGCTCACGACGGCGTGACCGTCACCGTCGACCTGCCCGAGGGGCTGACAGTGGTCGGCGGCCCCTGTCTGGAGCGGGCCTTCGAGGAACTGCTCGAGAACGCGGCCGAACACGCCGGCGACGACCCCGGGGTCAAGGTGCGAGCGCCGGACCGTCGGGGCGAGTTCGTCGAGATCCGGGTCGCCGACGACGGGCCCGGGATCGAAGACCAGGAACGGACCGTCATCGAAGCGGGCCGCGAGTCGGCACTCGAGCACGGCAGCGGTGTCGGCCTCTGGCTCGTCAACTGGGTCGTTCGCGAATGCGGCGGATCCGTCGAGTTCGTCGACGAGGGCAGCGGTTGCACCGTCGCGCTCAGACTTCAGCGGGTCGACGCTGCCGACGGCGTCGGACCCGGTTCCGGCGGGGATTCGAACGGCGAGTCGGACGCGAACTCGGACCCGGGCTCTGCAGCCGATCCGACCGGTGAGGGAAGCACCGACGGTCGCGACCGGACGGAACTCGAAGCGGACGACTGA
- a CDS encoding NUDIX hydrolase — protein MSTDDEGAPGGDGAPSADGADDYHENAEQSVIAVDENDEEQGLVNRLDAHTGDGTRHRAFTALLFDEDDRILLAQRSPKKRLWDTYWDGTVASHPVEGQTQVEATRQRLEEELGVTPEQYDNLRVTDRFEYKRYYMDEGLEHEVCAVLKATLLDTSLDPDPEEVGGYMWVPYERLHEHPRWYRQLRLCPWFEIAMRRDFE, from the coding sequence ATGAGTACGGACGACGAGGGGGCTCCCGGAGGCGACGGCGCGCCGTCGGCCGACGGAGCCGACGACTACCACGAGAACGCCGAGCAGTCGGTGATCGCCGTCGACGAGAACGACGAGGAACAGGGGCTGGTCAACCGCCTCGACGCTCACACCGGCGACGGCACTCGCCACCGCGCGTTCACCGCGCTGCTGTTCGACGAGGACGACCGCATCTTGCTCGCCCAGCGCAGCCCGAAGAAACGGCTCTGGGACACCTACTGGGACGGCACCGTCGCCTCCCACCCGGTCGAGGGACAGACGCAGGTCGAAGCGACCCGCCAGCGCCTGGAGGAGGAACTCGGCGTCACGCCCGAGCAGTACGACAACCTCCGGGTGACCGACCGCTTCGAGTACAAGCGCTACTACATGGACGAGGGCCTCGAACACGAGGTCTGTGCGGTACTGAAGGCCACGCTGCTCGACACTTCCCTCGACCCCGACCCCGAGGAGGTCGGCGGCTACATGTGGGTCCCCTACGAGCGGCTGCACGAGCATCCGCGCTGGTACCGGCAACTGCGGCTCTGTCCCTGGTTCGAGATCGCGATGCGCCGGGACTTCGAGTAA
- a CDS encoding Lrp/AsnC family transcriptional regulator: MDDLDRAILNILRRDARTPYTEIADDVGTSEGTVRNRVESLVEDGVIERFTVATRTGNVKAMIEVGVDVSVDTHDISERVADWTEVDFVWQVSGEEDIVFVVDAQDTERVNEIITQTRELDEVVSTKTRLILDERVG, translated from the coding sequence ATGGACGACCTCGACCGGGCGATCCTGAACATCCTCCGCAGGGACGCACGCACGCCGTATACGGAGATCGCCGACGACGTGGGGACCTCCGAAGGGACGGTCCGCAACCGCGTGGAGTCGCTCGTCGAGGACGGCGTCATCGAGCGCTTCACCGTGGCGACGCGGACGGGGAACGTCAAAGCGATGATCGAGGTCGGGGTCGACGTGAGCGTCGACACCCACGACATCAGCGAGCGCGTCGCCGACTGGACCGAGGTCGACTTCGTCTGGCAGGTCTCCGGCGAGGAGGACATCGTCTTCGTCGTCGACGCCCAGGACACCGAGCGGGTCAACGAGATCATCACCCAGACCCGCGAGCTGGACGAGGTCGTGAGTACGAAGACGAGGTTGATTCTGGACGAGCGCGTCGGGTGA
- the carA gene encoding glutamine-hydrolyzing carbamoyl-phosphate synthase small subunit: MTDAYVALEGGRVVEARARSPGTTRGELVFTTAYTGYEESLTDPSYEEQILTFSYPLIGNYGVREERFESDRVHPRGVVARDLTDDVVEWLEEEGVPAVDKLDTRDLVTEIRDSGAMKCGIAAGEDVTEQDALDELDQCEHMSDHTEIGDQVTTPDTVVYNEDGDGADVALIDCGAKGSIVDSLVERDATVHLMPHDTTEAEVAELDPDVLFISNGPGDPENFEEANELVDDFVGETPIAGICLGQQVVANALGGETEKMEFGHRGVNQPVRDLRTDRVVMTTQNHGYTVADPGDNLEVTQINVNDDTPEGLENDDLDILTRQYHPEANPGPNDSKSFFDEVLAMADDEPVTTTN; encoded by the coding sequence ATGACGGACGCCTACGTGGCACTGGAGGGCGGACGCGTCGTCGAGGCGCGCGCTCGCTCGCCGGGCACGACTCGCGGGGAACTGGTATTCACCACAGCGTACACGGGCTACGAGGAGAGTCTCACCGACCCCTCCTACGAGGAGCAGATCCTCACCTTCTCCTATCCGCTGATCGGTAACTACGGGGTCCGAGAGGAGCGCTTCGAGTCCGACCGCGTCCACCCGCGCGGCGTCGTCGCACGCGACCTGACCGACGACGTGGTCGAGTGGCTCGAAGAGGAGGGCGTCCCGGCCGTCGACAAGCTCGACACCCGCGACCTCGTGACGGAGATCCGCGACTCCGGCGCGATGAAGTGCGGCATCGCCGCGGGCGAAGACGTGACCGAGCAGGACGCGCTGGACGAACTCGACCAGTGCGAGCACATGAGCGACCACACGGAGATCGGCGACCAGGTCACCACGCCCGACACCGTCGTGTACAACGAGGACGGTGACGGCGCGGACGTGGCGCTGATCGACTGCGGCGCCAAGGGCTCGATCGTCGACTCGCTCGTCGAGCGCGACGCGACGGTCCACCTCATGCCCCACGACACCACCGAGGCGGAGGTCGCCGAGCTGGACCCCGACGTGCTGTTCATCTCCAACGGCCCGGGCGACCCGGAGAACTTCGAGGAAGCAAACGAACTCGTCGACGACTTCGTCGGCGAGACGCCGATCGCGGGCATCTGCCTGGGCCAGCAGGTCGTCGCCAACGCGCTGGGCGGCGAGACCGAGAAGATGGAGTTCGGCCACCGCGGCGTCAACCAGCCCGTCCGTGACCTGCGGACCGACCGCGTCGTCATGACCACTCAGAACCACGGCTACACCGTCGCAGACCCCGGCGACAACCTCGAAGTCACCCAGATCAACGTCAACGACGACACGCCCGAAGGCCTGGAGAACGACGACCTCGACATCCTCACCCGCCAGTACCACCCCGAGGCCAACCCGGGCCCGAACGACTCGAAGAGCTTCTTCGACGAGGTCCTGGCGATGGCCGACGACGAGCCCGTCACGACGACGAACTGA
- a CDS encoding PH domain-containing protein, with the protein MTEGSALDRAMTLAEMAPHPSVTVGVLAGREEAFPEGRLHRPPVTRLDGTEAPAYVLTNAKRGIGLGTKRNTTKPAGDRGTAVVVTDRRTLCLVGGDEEDSVVEVPHDSVVAASYHTGLLANRFVLRTPRKQYHCWAKRSTSESLLAAAAEYVEERTSESPEEIEIDDGANQLTYRGQPISREAHPGVPDEPPSDSGSAGGDGPDEAGVESDTARGADGSDSEIQYRGKPVDRSE; encoded by the coding sequence ATGACCGAGGGCAGCGCCCTCGACAGGGCGATGACACTCGCGGAGATGGCGCCACACCCATCGGTGACCGTCGGTGTCCTCGCGGGACGCGAGGAGGCGTTCCCCGAGGGACGACTGCACCGGCCCCCGGTCACGCGCCTCGACGGGACCGAGGCGCCGGCGTACGTCCTGACCAACGCGAAACGCGGTATCGGCCTGGGAACCAAGCGCAACACGACGAAACCGGCCGGCGACCGCGGGACGGCGGTCGTCGTCACGGACCGTCGGACGCTCTGTCTGGTCGGTGGCGACGAGGAAGACAGCGTGGTCGAGGTCCCCCACGATTCGGTCGTCGCGGCCTCGTATCACACCGGGCTGCTCGCAAACCGATTCGTCCTCCGGACGCCGCGCAAGCAGTACCACTGCTGGGCCAAGCGGTCGACGAGCGAGTCGCTGCTCGCCGCAGCGGCGGAGTACGTCGAGGAGCGCACGTCGGAGTCGCCCGAGGAGATCGAGATAGACGACGGTGCGAACCAGCTAACCTACCGCGGCCAGCCGATCAGCCGCGAGGCCCACCCGGGCGTCCCCGACGAGCCGCCGTCGGACTCCGGGTCGGCCGGTGGTGACGGGCCCGACGAGGCCGGAGTCGAGAGCGACACCGCTCGCGGAGCGGACGGGTCGGACTCGGAGATCCAGTACCGCGGGAAACCAGTCGACCGGTCCGAGTGA
- a CDS encoding HalOD1 output domain-containing protein → MPREPSDDDEQRGDPPGIVRAQIEPRSETADNEFLELVARLEGVDTTELPSLYREVNHTIENLFKTPPSSAAQMEVAFSYSGYRVTIDQRGNVKLVRVDDSGTA, encoded by the coding sequence ATGCCACGGGAGCCGTCCGACGACGACGAGCAGCGGGGGGATCCCCCGGGGATCGTGCGAGCACAGATCGAGCCGCGGTCGGAGACGGCCGACAACGAGTTTCTCGAACTGGTCGCGCGACTCGAAGGAGTAGACACGACCGAACTCCCCTCGCTGTACCGCGAGGTCAACCACACTATCGAGAACCTGTTCAAAACGCCGCCGTCGTCGGCCGCGCAGATGGAGGTCGCCTTCTCGTACTCGGGCTACAGAGTCACGATCGACCAGCGGGGCAACGTCAAGCTGGTTCGGGTGGACGACTCGGGCACGGCATAG
- a CDS encoding CBS domain-containing protein yields MEDIFVARLMSSDLQAVGPDTLVEDAATQMQDNGVGSLVVVDEDNQLLGILTTTDFVDIVAKSKPKAQTTVERYMTTDVVTTDAQTSIVDAADLMIEHGIHHLPVIDDEEGVIGMISTTDLAGYISSVQTPSPA; encoded by the coding sequence ATGGAAGACATCTTCGTCGCGCGGTTGATGAGTTCGGACCTCCAGGCCGTCGGCCCCGACACGCTGGTCGAGGACGCCGCCACCCAGATGCAGGACAACGGCGTCGGGTCGCTGGTCGTCGTCGACGAGGACAACCAGCTGCTGGGCATCCTCACGACGACGGACTTCGTCGACATCGTCGCCAAGTCCAAGCCGAAGGCCCAGACCACGGTCGAGCGCTACATGACGACCGACGTGGTGACGACGGACGCCCAGACCTCCATCGTCGACGCCGCCGACCTGATGATCGAACACGGGATCCACCACCTGCCCGTGATCGACGACGAGGAAGGTGTCATCGGGATGATCTCGACGACCGACCTGGCCGGCTACATCTCCAGCGTGCAGACGCCGTCGCCGGCCTGA
- a CDS encoding DMT family transporter, with amino-acid sequence MAWYLLLVAGLFEIAWAIGLEYSEGLSRPAPTAATGVAMLISVVLLAKAVETLPVGTAYAVWTGIGAVGTAALGIVLFDEPLSPARVAFVGLIVVGIVGLNLTASAS; translated from the coding sequence ATGGCGTGGTACCTCCTCCTCGTCGCCGGCCTGTTCGAGATCGCGTGGGCGATCGGCCTGGAGTACTCCGAGGGACTCAGCCGCCCGGCCCCGACCGCCGCGACCGGCGTCGCGATGCTGATCAGCGTCGTCCTGCTCGCGAAGGCCGTCGAGACCCTGCCGGTCGGCACCGCCTACGCCGTCTGGACCGGTATCGGCGCCGTCGGCACCGCCGCGCTCGGGATCGTCCTCTTCGACGAACCGCTGAGCCCCGCCCGCGTCGCGTTCGTCGGCCTCATCGTCGTCGGCATCGTCGGGCTGAACCTCACCGCGAGCGCGTCCTGA